In a single window of the Mustela nigripes isolate SB6536 chromosome 17, MUSNIG.SB6536, whole genome shotgun sequence genome:
- the XRCC1 gene encoding DNA repair protein XRCC1 isoform X1 has protein sequence MPEIRLRHVVSCSSQDLVRSWLGGGWKTSGNPCGTHCAENLLKADTYRKWRAAKAGEKTISVVLQLEKEEQIHSVDIGNDGSAFVEVLVGSSAGGAGEQDYEVLLVTSSFMSPSESRSGSNPNRVRIFGPDKLVRAAAEKRWDRVKIVCSQPYSKDSPYGLSFIRFHSPPDKEEAEASPQKVTKLGQFRVKEEDEGANSLRPGALFFSRINKTPPATASDPAGPSYAAATLQASSAASSASPVSRAVGSTSKPQESPRGKRKLDLNQEERKTPSKPSAQPSPPAVKRPKLPAPTRTLATTPVPAPARGTVPGKSREGTEPRGPRAGPQELGKILQGVVVVLSGFQNPFRSELRDKALELGAKYRPDWTPDSTHLICAFANTPKYSQVLGLGGRIVRKEWVLDCHRMRRRLPSRRYLMAGPSSSSEDEGGSHSNSSGDEAPKLPRKRPQTKTKPPQAAGPSSPQRPKTPEEAKPASPGPQEDTDTDGEQSERGNAAEDSGDTEDELRRVAEQREQKQPPDQGENGEDPYAGSTDENTDNEGPPESPELPVPELPDFFQGKHFFLYGEFPGDERRKLSRYVTAFNGELEDYMSDRVQFVITAQEWDPSFEEALMDNPSLVFVRPRWIYSCNEKQKLLPHQLYGVVPQA, from the exons TTGGAGAAGGAGGAACAGATACACAGCGTGGACATTGGCAATGATGGCTCGGCCTTTGTGGAGGTGCTGGTGGGCAGCTCAGCCGGAGGTGCTGGGGAGCAAGACTACGAG GTCCTGCTGGTCACCTCGTCTTTCATGTCCCCTTCTGAGAGCCGCAGTGGCTCAAACCCCAACCGCGTTCGCATTTTTGGGCCCGACAAGTTGGTCCGGGCAGCAGCGGAGAAGCGCTGGGACCGTGTCAAAATCGTTTGCAGCCAGCCTTACAGCAAG GACTCCCCCTATGGCCTGAGTTTTATACGGTTTCACAGCCCCCCAGACAAAGAGGAGGCAGAGGCCTCACCCCAG AAGGTGACCAAGCTTGGCCAGTTCCGCGTGAAGGAGGAGGATGAGGGTGCCAACTCCCTGAGACCCGGCGCCCTCTTCTTCAGCCGGATCAATAAGACGCCCCCAG CCACAGCCAGTGACCCGGCAGGACCCAGCTACGCAGCTGCCACCCTGCAGGCCTCTAGTGCCGCCTCTTCAGCCTCTCCCGTCTCCAGGGCAGTAGGCAGCACCTCCAAG CCTCAGGAGTCCCCTAGAGGGAAGAGAAAGTTGGATTTGAaccaagaagaaaggaagacaccCAGCAAACCATCAGCCCAGCCCTCACCACCCGCTGTCAAGAGACCCAAAT TGCCAGCTCCCACCCGCACCCTGGCCACCACCCCAGTCCCTGCCCCAGCACGAGGCACAGTGCCAGGAAAGTCCCGAGAAGGCACCGAGCCCAGGGGACCCCGAGCTGGCCCGCAGGAGCTGGGGAAGATCCTTCAGGGTGTGGTGGTGGTGCTGAGTGGCTTCCAGAACCCCTTCCGCTCGGAGCTCCGGGACAAGGCCCTAGAGCTGGGGGCCAAGTATCGGCCGGACTGGACTCCAGACAGCACCCACCTCAT CTGCGCCTTTGCCAACACCCCCAAGTACAGCCAGGTCCTAGGCCTCGGAGGCCGCATCGTGCGGAAAGAGTGGGTGCTGGACTGTCACCGGATGCGGCGGCGACTGCCCTCCCGGAG GTACCTCATGGCAGGACCAAGCTCCAGCAGCGAGGACGAAGGGGGCTCTCACAGCAACAGCAGCGGGGATGAAGCCCCCAAGCTTCCCCGGAAG CGCCCCCAGACCAAAACCAAGCCCCCTCAGGCAGCAGGACCCAGCTCACCTCAGAGACCCAAAACCCCAGAAGAGGCCAAACCAGCCtcaccaggaccccaggaagaCACTGACACTGATGGGGAGCAGTCAG AACGGGGTAATGCGGCAGAGGATTCTGGGGATACTGAGGATGAGCTGAGAAG AGTAGCCGAGCAGAGGGAGCAAAAGCAGCCCCCTGACCAGGGGGAGAATGGCGAGGACCCATATGCAGGATCCACAGATGAGAACACAGACAATGAGGGTCCCCCAGAGTCTCCCGAACTGCCGGTTCCCGAGCTCCCAG ACTTCTTCCAGGGCAAACACTTCTTTCTGTACGGAGAGTTCCCTGGGGATGAGCGGCGGAAGCTCAGCCGCTATGTCACAGCCTTCAACGG GGAGCTTGAGGACTACATGAGCGACCGGGTCCAGTTTGTGATCACAGCACAGGAGTGGGACCCCAGTTTTGAGGAG GCCCTGATGGACAATCCCTCCTTGGTGTTTGTCCGCCCCCGGTGGATCTACAGTTGCAACGAGAAGCAGAAGTTGCTTCCACACCAGCTGTATGGGGTGGTGCCCCAGGCCTGA
- the XRCC1 gene encoding DNA repair protein XRCC1 isoform X2 has translation MPEIRLRHVVSCSSQDLVRSWLGGGWKTSGNPCGTHCAENLLKADTYRKWRAAKAGEKTISVVLQLEKEEQIHSVDIGNDGSAFVEVLVGSSAGGAGEQDYEVLLVTSSFMSPSESRSGSNPNRVRIFGPDKLVRAAAEKRWDRVKIVCSQPYSKDSPYGLSFIRFHSPPDKEEAEASPQKVTKLGQFRVKEEDEGANSLRPGALFFSRINKTPPATASDPAGPSYAAATLQASSAASSASPVSRAVGSTSKPQESPRGKRKLDLNQEERKTPSKPSAQPSPPAVKRPKLPAPTRTLATTPVPAPARGTVPGKSREGTEPRGPRAGPQELGKILQGVVVVLSGFQNPFRSELRDKALELGAKYRPDWTPDSTHLICAFANTPKYSQVLGLGGRIVRKEWVLDCHRMRRRLPSRRYLMAGPSSSSEDEGGSHSNSSGDEAPKLPRKRPQTKTKPPQAAGPSSPQRPKTPEEAKPASPGPQEDTDTDGEQSEERGNAAEDSGDTEDELRRVAEQREQKQPPDQGENGEDPYAGSTDENTDNEGPPESPELPVPELPDFFQGKHFFLYGEFPGDERRKLSRYVTAFNGELEDYMSDRVQFVITAQEWDPSFEEALMDNPSLVFVRPRWIYSCNEKQKLLPHQLYGVVPQA, from the exons TTGGAGAAGGAGGAACAGATACACAGCGTGGACATTGGCAATGATGGCTCGGCCTTTGTGGAGGTGCTGGTGGGCAGCTCAGCCGGAGGTGCTGGGGAGCAAGACTACGAG GTCCTGCTGGTCACCTCGTCTTTCATGTCCCCTTCTGAGAGCCGCAGTGGCTCAAACCCCAACCGCGTTCGCATTTTTGGGCCCGACAAGTTGGTCCGGGCAGCAGCGGAGAAGCGCTGGGACCGTGTCAAAATCGTTTGCAGCCAGCCTTACAGCAAG GACTCCCCCTATGGCCTGAGTTTTATACGGTTTCACAGCCCCCCAGACAAAGAGGAGGCAGAGGCCTCACCCCAG AAGGTGACCAAGCTTGGCCAGTTCCGCGTGAAGGAGGAGGATGAGGGTGCCAACTCCCTGAGACCCGGCGCCCTCTTCTTCAGCCGGATCAATAAGACGCCCCCAG CCACAGCCAGTGACCCGGCAGGACCCAGCTACGCAGCTGCCACCCTGCAGGCCTCTAGTGCCGCCTCTTCAGCCTCTCCCGTCTCCAGGGCAGTAGGCAGCACCTCCAAG CCTCAGGAGTCCCCTAGAGGGAAGAGAAAGTTGGATTTGAaccaagaagaaaggaagacaccCAGCAAACCATCAGCCCAGCCCTCACCACCCGCTGTCAAGAGACCCAAAT TGCCAGCTCCCACCCGCACCCTGGCCACCACCCCAGTCCCTGCCCCAGCACGAGGCACAGTGCCAGGAAAGTCCCGAGAAGGCACCGAGCCCAGGGGACCCCGAGCTGGCCCGCAGGAGCTGGGGAAGATCCTTCAGGGTGTGGTGGTGGTGCTGAGTGGCTTCCAGAACCCCTTCCGCTCGGAGCTCCGGGACAAGGCCCTAGAGCTGGGGGCCAAGTATCGGCCGGACTGGACTCCAGACAGCACCCACCTCAT CTGCGCCTTTGCCAACACCCCCAAGTACAGCCAGGTCCTAGGCCTCGGAGGCCGCATCGTGCGGAAAGAGTGGGTGCTGGACTGTCACCGGATGCGGCGGCGACTGCCCTCCCGGAG GTACCTCATGGCAGGACCAAGCTCCAGCAGCGAGGACGAAGGGGGCTCTCACAGCAACAGCAGCGGGGATGAAGCCCCCAAGCTTCCCCGGAAG CGCCCCCAGACCAAAACCAAGCCCCCTCAGGCAGCAGGACCCAGCTCACCTCAGAGACCCAAAACCCCAGAAGAGGCCAAACCAGCCtcaccaggaccccaggaagaCACTGACACTGATGGGGAGCAGTCAG AAGAACGGGGTAATGCGGCAGAGGATTCTGGGGATACTGAGGATGAGCTGAGAAG AGTAGCCGAGCAGAGGGAGCAAAAGCAGCCCCCTGACCAGGGGGAGAATGGCGAGGACCCATATGCAGGATCCACAGATGAGAACACAGACAATGAGGGTCCCCCAGAGTCTCCCGAACTGCCGGTTCCCGAGCTCCCAG ACTTCTTCCAGGGCAAACACTTCTTTCTGTACGGAGAGTTCCCTGGGGATGAGCGGCGGAAGCTCAGCCGCTATGTCACAGCCTTCAACGG GGAGCTTGAGGACTACATGAGCGACCGGGTCCAGTTTGTGATCACAGCACAGGAGTGGGACCCCAGTTTTGAGGAG GCCCTGATGGACAATCCCTCCTTGGTGTTTGTCCGCCCCCGGTGGATCTACAGTTGCAACGAGAAGCAGAAGTTGCTTCCACACCAGCTGTATGGGGTGGTGCCCCAGGCCTGA
- the XRCC1 gene encoding DNA repair protein XRCC1 isoform X3, which produces MPEIRLRHVVSCSSQDLTHCAENLLKADTYRKWRAAKAGEKTISVVLQLEKEEQIHSVDIGNDGSAFVEVLVGSSAGGAGEQDYEVLLVTSSFMSPSESRSGSNPNRVRIFGPDKLVRAAAEKRWDRVKIVCSQPYSKDSPYGLSFIRFHSPPDKEEAEASPQKVTKLGQFRVKEEDEGANSLRPGALFFSRINKTPPATASDPAGPSYAAATLQASSAASSASPVSRAVGSTSKPQESPRGKRKLDLNQEERKTPSKPSAQPSPPAVKRPKLPAPTRTLATTPVPAPARGTVPGKSREGTEPRGPRAGPQELGKILQGVVVVLSGFQNPFRSELRDKALELGAKYRPDWTPDSTHLICAFANTPKYSQVLGLGGRIVRKEWVLDCHRMRRRLPSRRYLMAGPSSSSEDEGGSHSNSSGDEAPKLPRKRPQTKTKPPQAAGPSSPQRPKTPEEAKPASPGPQEDTDTDGEQSEERGNAAEDSGDTEDELRRVAEQREQKQPPDQGENGEDPYAGSTDENTDNEGPPESPELPVPELPDFFQGKHFFLYGEFPGDERRKLSRYVTAFNGELEDYMSDRVQFVITAQEWDPSFEEALMDNPSLVFVRPRWIYSCNEKQKLLPHQLYGVVPQA; this is translated from the exons TTGGAGAAGGAGGAACAGATACACAGCGTGGACATTGGCAATGATGGCTCGGCCTTTGTGGAGGTGCTGGTGGGCAGCTCAGCCGGAGGTGCTGGGGAGCAAGACTACGAG GTCCTGCTGGTCACCTCGTCTTTCATGTCCCCTTCTGAGAGCCGCAGTGGCTCAAACCCCAACCGCGTTCGCATTTTTGGGCCCGACAAGTTGGTCCGGGCAGCAGCGGAGAAGCGCTGGGACCGTGTCAAAATCGTTTGCAGCCAGCCTTACAGCAAG GACTCCCCCTATGGCCTGAGTTTTATACGGTTTCACAGCCCCCCAGACAAAGAGGAGGCAGAGGCCTCACCCCAG AAGGTGACCAAGCTTGGCCAGTTCCGCGTGAAGGAGGAGGATGAGGGTGCCAACTCCCTGAGACCCGGCGCCCTCTTCTTCAGCCGGATCAATAAGACGCCCCCAG CCACAGCCAGTGACCCGGCAGGACCCAGCTACGCAGCTGCCACCCTGCAGGCCTCTAGTGCCGCCTCTTCAGCCTCTCCCGTCTCCAGGGCAGTAGGCAGCACCTCCAAG CCTCAGGAGTCCCCTAGAGGGAAGAGAAAGTTGGATTTGAaccaagaagaaaggaagacaccCAGCAAACCATCAGCCCAGCCCTCACCACCCGCTGTCAAGAGACCCAAAT TGCCAGCTCCCACCCGCACCCTGGCCACCACCCCAGTCCCTGCCCCAGCACGAGGCACAGTGCCAGGAAAGTCCCGAGAAGGCACCGAGCCCAGGGGACCCCGAGCTGGCCCGCAGGAGCTGGGGAAGATCCTTCAGGGTGTGGTGGTGGTGCTGAGTGGCTTCCAGAACCCCTTCCGCTCGGAGCTCCGGGACAAGGCCCTAGAGCTGGGGGCCAAGTATCGGCCGGACTGGACTCCAGACAGCACCCACCTCAT CTGCGCCTTTGCCAACACCCCCAAGTACAGCCAGGTCCTAGGCCTCGGAGGCCGCATCGTGCGGAAAGAGTGGGTGCTGGACTGTCACCGGATGCGGCGGCGACTGCCCTCCCGGAG GTACCTCATGGCAGGACCAAGCTCCAGCAGCGAGGACGAAGGGGGCTCTCACAGCAACAGCAGCGGGGATGAAGCCCCCAAGCTTCCCCGGAAG CGCCCCCAGACCAAAACCAAGCCCCCTCAGGCAGCAGGACCCAGCTCACCTCAGAGACCCAAAACCCCAGAAGAGGCCAAACCAGCCtcaccaggaccccaggaagaCACTGACACTGATGGGGAGCAGTCAG AAGAACGGGGTAATGCGGCAGAGGATTCTGGGGATACTGAGGATGAGCTGAGAAG AGTAGCCGAGCAGAGGGAGCAAAAGCAGCCCCCTGACCAGGGGGAGAATGGCGAGGACCCATATGCAGGATCCACAGATGAGAACACAGACAATGAGGGTCCCCCAGAGTCTCCCGAACTGCCGGTTCCCGAGCTCCCAG ACTTCTTCCAGGGCAAACACTTCTTTCTGTACGGAGAGTTCCCTGGGGATGAGCGGCGGAAGCTCAGCCGCTATGTCACAGCCTTCAACGG GGAGCTTGAGGACTACATGAGCGACCGGGTCCAGTTTGTGATCACAGCACAGGAGTGGGACCCCAGTTTTGAGGAG GCCCTGATGGACAATCCCTCCTTGGTGTTTGTCCGCCCCCGGTGGATCTACAGTTGCAACGAGAAGCAGAAGTTGCTTCCACACCAGCTGTATGGGGTGGTGCCCCAGGCCTGA
- the ZNF575 gene encoding zinc finger protein 575 produces MLERDAESAAGDTDPSPTGKEPVTKGGAPPQGSTQKPSQSVPGPASSVGVPPRPRRRPPPQRPHRCPDCDKAFSYPSKLATHRLAHGGARPHPCPDCPKAFSYPSKLAAHRLTHSGARPHPCPHCPKAFGHRSKLAVHLWTHAPPRPHPCPDCPKSFCYPSKLAAHRHTHHATDARPYPCPHCPKAFSFLSKLAAHRLCHDSPTAPGSQATARHRCSSCDQAFGQRRLLLLHQRSHHQAESQGERE; encoded by the exons ATGCTGGAGCGAGATGCAGAGTCCGCCGCCGGGGACACCGATCCTAGTCCCACTGGCAAGGAACCGGTAACCAAAGGAGGAG CTCCCCCCCAGGGCTCAACGCAGAAGCCCAGCCAGTCGGTTCCAGGGCCTGCCTCGTCAGTGGGGGTGCCTCCCCGACCCCGCCGGCGGCCCCCACCCCAGCGCCCACACCGCTGCCCCGACTGTGACAAGGCCTTCTCGTACCCGTCCAAGCTGGCCACGCACCGGCTGGCACACGGTGGCGCTCGGCCTCATCCGTGTCCCGACTGCCCCAAGGCCTTCTCCTATCCCTCCAAGCTGGCAGCCCACCGCCTCACGCACAGTGGCGCCCGCCCACACCCGTGTCCACACTGCCCCAAAGCCTTTGGCCACCGCTCCAAGCTGGCAGTCCACCTCTGGACCCatgcacccccccgcccccacccatgCCCCGACTGCCCCAAGTCCTTCTGCTACCCCTCCAAGCTTGCAGCCCACCGCCACACGCACCATGCCACCGACGCACGCCCCTATCCGTGCCCGCACTGCCCCAAGGCTTTTTCATTCCTCTCCAAACTGGCCGCCCATCGCCTCTGTCACGATTCCCCGACGGCACCGGGCAGCCAGGCCACAGCCCGGCATCGCTGCTCCAGCTGCGACCAGGCCTTTGGCCAAAGacgcctcctgctccttcaccaGCGCAGCCACCACCAGGCTGAGAGTCAGGGGGAGCGCGAGTGA